tcctttagagtttctccctttattttatactgtgcctccatgttcttcctgcgaaaatgaatcaccttgcacttctctgcattgaattacaaccaccacttgtctgcccaatccaccacatttctatgcccttttgaagttcaagactatcctcatctGACGTTTCCAATCTTTATCATCTttaaattttgaaatcatgccttGGAACACCACAGGCTCAATATATATCAGGAAGGGCAAGGGTCCCAACTCTGACCACTGGGGAGCTCcaccacaaaccttcctccaatctgaaaaatagCCATTAATCActattctgtttcctgtcacttagcTCATTTCTGATCCAAGTACCTCGTTTTCCTTTGattccatgagctagaatttttgaaaatccatataaatcacatcaacaacattgcccttatcaaccttctctATTACATCCTCCATAAActccaagttagttaaacatgacttTCTTAATTATCCTACACTTGCCTCAGTGACTTTTGATTTTGTCCTGAACTGTAGTTTTAaaagtttccctatcactgaagtcAAACTGACCGGCCTGTAGTTGGCAGCTATAACCTTGCACCCTTTTTTTGAACATTCTcgttctccagtcctttggcaccaccctcgtgtctaaggaagactggaagattatcacTTCCACTCAATacacttggatgcatctcatctggtcttGGTACCTTAAACAATTTTATGTTAAGATTACCTTTCTAACACCACCTCCTTCTTGCTTGTAAATTAGTTTGGTGCACCCCAGTTactacctcctcatctctgtctaggCAGCATCTTTCTTTTTACCTCCACTATTTGTCCTGCCTCCACATGCAAGTCCCCTTTTTTTTTTTATTGTGTGCACTCCAGGAAAAACTTGACACCTGTTAGCAAGACAATGCCAACCTTTGCTTGTCACGAGTTCCAGGAACTCTCCTCCGCCTAGACAGAGACAAATGGAGCAGTCCGAACAGTCAAAGGCAAAGGTTTGCAAATTCTCCCAGACCGATGTCGCAGAAGCTCCTATGTAGCAAATGATCTTgcaatggtttttttttttttttggagtcCGGTAGAATGAATTGATTGCACAGCGTGAGATTAATAGAGGTTAATCATCTCGTTTGTTATCAAATGTCAGTTTTCTATCAGTATTCACTTTAAATCTATTCCAAAGGTTAGGTGCTCTGCGCAGAATGAGAACCGTTGATTCCGACATTAATATTGACTTAATTTGGATGTGATGGTTTTATTTGACAAGTTGAAGCCTTAATTGTATCTTGTTCCTGATTTTATATTTACAGGTGCAGGAGAACAGGAACAGTCTCTTCTTCTTCCTCTTGTTCCTCAGGTTTTTTCCCATGACTCCAAACTGGTTCCTGAACATCACTTCTCCTATCCTTGAAGTTCCTCTCACCCAGTTCTTCTTCTCCATTGTTATTGGTAAGCTATGATTCCTGCTGTAAATCAGTTGTTGACCCGGTTTACAAGATGACCACATTTTTCCATCCCCAAACCTAATATTTTTGCATAAACGCTGCATATAAGTCGACCCTCACTTTTCAGCCGCACCGTGCCACATTCACCCTAGCAGTCAGCCTCAAATTTTCACCCCACTAATGCATGTTTTACTTACTGGTACCTTGTAGTAACTTGGTGCAAAGGATCAAGCAGACTATGCAGTTGCATAGATTCGCTGGAGTTTGAGACacgaccaatctttgtgtcagaTGCTCATGGCATTTTAAAATGGTAACCGCCTATACCCAGGTTCACTTTTATACTCAACAGAAAGGTCGACCCCcattttttggggggagggaggggatttaTTTTTGAGGTTTCAAATGTCAACATGTATGCCGATAttattggcggcatggtagcacagtggttagcactgttgcttcaccgccagGGTCCAGTTTCGATTCCCTGCTTTGTTCACTgtcaatgcggagtctgcacattcgccccgtgtctttgtgggtttcctcttggtgctccagtttcctcacacaagtcccgaaaggcctgcttgttaggtgaattggacattctccattctccctctgtgtacccgaacaggtgctagagtgtggcgactagggatttttcacagtaacttcattgcagtgttaatgtaagcctacttgtgatactagtaaagattattattataataatatctATGCTAAGTAAAATTATTTATGTTTTCACATTGAGAAAAGGTCATTCAGAATATCAAAGCCCATCCATCTAATCCTCTTCCCCTCCCACCAAAGCCTATACATCAAATCACCATAATCCCCACCAAAACCTTCCCTCTATTACCTCCTCTCCATTGTCACCCATCTTTCTGTTACCTTACCCCTCCAATTATGTAGTTGAACTGCATTTTGAACTTCCCAAATACTTTTGCCTCTTTCACATTTGCCAGCAGATAATCCCAAACAGCAACTCGCATAGCTTACTTAAGCAGCATTTCTCTCTGTCACCAACAAATACAATAATAGATTACAGGGGATTGTTATCACTTTTGAATTCCACTCCAAATTGCACACCACCTTGATCTGAAAATATATTACTGTTCATGCATTATCCTTGGAATATCTTGAAATTCTCTTCTGTGATGGTTCAAGGAGAAGGTCTACTTCCCCCACCTCGGATACTGTAGAACCAAAAAGTCCTTATCAGCTTTTCCCAGATCCATGCAtataacctttttttttttaaagtgttcatTTTCTCCTGCAAACCAGATTTATGAAGTTCATTTTGTACTTGAAACACTCCTGTTGGCCAGCACGTATTAGGATAAGGCAGCTTTATGTAAGAACTTCACTTTATCTAACCCATTCTGCGCCTGTCTTGTGGATGCTTAATCAGACCGAGGAGGCTCTGCATTCATGATTCTTGCTCCTGATTTCTTTCCACTCACCTTTGTGTGCATTGGATGAGGAAAGGTTCAAGTTTGAATCTGTGCTCCTCGTCTTTGTGTCCGAGTCTACAGCCTCACTTGTTCACGTTTGCAGGGTACCTGAGAGGGTTCTGGTATCTGCAGCTGTAGCTCAGAAATATACCATTCTTTCGGACAGGGAGAAAACATTTTTGAATATTTTTTGAGCTCTAAATAGTTTCTTTCCTTTTTTAGGTCTTCTCCCCTATAATTTTATCTGCGTCCAGACTGGCTGCATCCTGTCTGAGATCTCGTCACTGGATAACCTGTTTTCATGGTCCATCCTCCTGAAACTGCTGGCCGTTGCCATCGTGGCACTTGTCCCAGGAACTCTCATCAAGCATTACAGTCACCAACACCTGCAGTTGGGTGGGAAGGTCAAAAATGGACATTTAGACAACGATCGGAAAGCAAGATGACCCATACTGATCTCTGTGATTTGTAGTTTTATTATTGTATGAAATGTTCTTAACCTGAAGAAACAATCTTTCTAAAATCTGTAATTTTATTTGTATCACAGACGCTTGTTCAGTAGAATCTTAACTGTGCCACAATCTCCAAAGTACCGCCTACAAACAAACAATTCAGGTTAAATCCACCTAGCTGAGTGTAAGCTGGTAGGTGCCCACTTGTTAATGCTGCACTCCTAAATTACATCAGATGCTTGGTTATTAAGTGGCAGTCCCTTCTGAGTGGGTTGTTATCTTGCTTTACGGGTAATTAAAATAAGCTCTATTGTGGCAGTGAATGCAGAGGCAAGATTGATATTTATTTCCGTTTAAACCTAGTAAGTTCTCAGCTTGTCAGAATCATGGATGTTGCTTATTCAAGACCCAAATTATGCAGGTCGGTCTTGGTGCAAATTATAAAAGATATGACCTGTCCTCCCAGGGGAGCGAACAGCACATTTAGACTGCAGACGCTAAAGGGTTCCCAGGCTAACAGGCCACTCTATAATTGTTCTGTCTTTTGCCTTTctgatattacaacagtgacttcacatcagaagtatttcattggctgtaaagcactttagaaTGCCCTGAGGTCATGCGAGGCACTATTCTTTTTCTGTCCAGCTTTTCCAGCCTTCTCTGATGTTGGGAGATTGCAATAGTGCCAAATGCCCCAGAGACCTGAGATAAATAGCTGCTGCTTGTTGCAAtttattttcctctggcttggccatTGTATTGCCTGCGGTGAAAAAGCTGAGCTCCTTGTGGTGCCAGATTTTCCTTGAAGTTCAAGTTGCCTTCGCTGCAATTTGCAGCCATGCTGCGTATTCGCAAGACCAACCTCCAGCCTCTGTTTCTGTTATCAGATCAGCAGGGCAGTCATTGTACACTGAACTGGCTCATGTTGTGGAAGATCACTTGCACTGCAAGGAATGCAGGCAGGCATTTTGTGTGGATTACAGTGCTGCCTGGTTGAGTGCCTATCCTGCTGTTATCTCAGAGGTCGCATCAGGGCTTGTTTCATGGGCTACTGTGTGCGACCATATTAGCAACAAACACCGTACTCTGGTTCCCAGTGTCTCAAGACAACCTCAAATTATTCATGGTATTGTGAAAAGCTAGCATGAGACTTAAGGGATCTCAAATGTTGCACCTTGGAGCAAATGaagcctgtaaaaaaaaaaaaaaaaggatatttTTCCCCCCTCATTCAAAAGGCTTTTAATAGTAAATTGTGGTTTCACAATCCAGGTTGAGTGTCAGGGAGTCTCAAATCAACAAGCTGTTTGGGAAAGGTAGAAATATATGTGAACAGGAGTAAGCTTTGAGGCACTAACCTCAACATTGGTGAGTGTGCTACCTGAGCCCATGTAGTTCAGATATTAATCATCTGACCAGCTGTTAATGTACTTTTTAAAATaactttttattttaaaataaaatatattttgtcaAAACATATCCAGGGAAGAGTTTGGTGAGATGCCAGCATCTGATAATAGGTGTGAGAAAGCAGGAAACGTAATGTAGCCGGGGCTGGGTAGAGAGTGGTGGGTGTAAGTGCAGCTCTGTGCATTACAAGAAACTTTGAAAAGCACTTGCTGATCTTTAAGTTGATACAGAAGTCACCTGTTTGAATTTTGCAGTCTTATTGAATTTGATCCTTGTGCTGTTGTACCTGTGAACCATGCTGCAAATTAGTAACAATATGTATCCAGGACATTGTGGTGCCTGACTTGCCATTCCTATCCTTGGTGTCCACAAGCCTGCTACCTCTTATCAGACATGCCAACTTCACTCACTTTCACTCCTAATTAAAAATCTTACAGGTGCAGGGTTACTGCATGAGCACTGCCTATTGGAGAGCTCCCAGGATCCGTCCTTCACTATTTTCCTTGGACCTACTCTATAGTTGTTGAATATGTTTATTTGATCAATCAATCTTTAATACCAGTCTTAATCTTTCTTTGGAAGTTCTTAAAAGTTCAAAATTTGTTGATTTCCATAGGTAGAATTCAAGGAGTATTTTTAATATTTAAACTTGTCTGATATGCTGTGAATCCGCAAAACTAACTGCATGTTATGATGTTGGGGGTTTGTTATATTTTTGATGGTAGGATGTGTGTAACACTGGCAAATAGCTATCTTCTATCACTAAATGCTCGAGTAGAATAGTGGTTGGCCTTCTCTTGAGCCACTGCACTCCTTATGATGAAGCTGCTCCCACAATGGGGGTGTAGTGGGAAAAATAGGTTTAACCTAACCAGCTCTGTGTAAACGACCAGTCTAATTAGATTATTTGATTTTACTTCCCAGTAACTACAGTGGAAAATCCGGCATGGTGTAAAACAGGAAGTTGAGTTGATTCCATCAATTCCTGCTGGGGGGTTAGGTTATAATTATTAATCAGATTGCAAATTCTACAGTTGTGTCTTAATGACATACCGGTCCTTCAACCCTGGATAGTGTGTGATTTGCAATTAATGATATTCCCATAAATTTGCTGTTGCTTTTCTTGGGGGCAAAGGTCAAGGAGAAGGAGGTACTTGCATTGTAGAAGataatttcctacattacaacatgaTACTTCAAAAGTACCTAATTGACTGTGAAGCGCTTATTGAGATGCCCAGTGAAATGCACTATTTAAATGTGAGATTTTATTCCTTTCTTTCTCCACCACCCttgaggcagtgagttccaggtcccaAGCACTCATTTGTGTGAAAAAATTCTCAATTCCCATCTAATCTTTTTACCAATTGCTTTAAATCTGTTTTCTGGTTATTTACCTCTCTGCTAACACATAGgtccttcccatccactctgtaTAGGACCTACAAAGTATGAACCTCAGTTACATCTCTTCGGCTTTTTCTATTTCAAAGAAAACAATCCAGCCTTTGCTCATAGCTAAAATTCTCAattccagggcggcacagtggctagcactgctgcctcacaatgccgaggacccaggtttgatcccggcactgggtcactgtccgtgtggagtttgcacagtctccccatgtctgcatgggtgtcactcccca
This genomic window from Scyliorhinus torazame isolate Kashiwa2021f chromosome 2, sScyTor2.1, whole genome shotgun sequence contains:
- the LOC140395708 gene encoding transmembrane protein 41A-like isoform X3, encoding MLQGAEKMFGLIIRNERSLTFPSDLEELRAIAGLLHSYRAQHTGYVLLLFCSAYLYKQTFAIPGSSFLNILAGALFGPWLGLALCCILTAIGATFCFLLSKTYGKQFLVHRFPERLSMLQHKVQENRNSLFFFLLFLRFFPMTPNWFLNITSPILEVPLTQFFFSIVIGLLPYNFICVQTGCILSEISSLDNLFSWSILLKLLAVAIVALVPGTLIKHYSHQHLQLGGKVKNGHLDNDRKAR